CATTGAGTATTCCTTAATTGATTTAATCCTTTAGATTTTAATTCATTTAACATTTTCTCATTTGCTTTTTTTCGTTCCATCTCAAATTCAAACGCTTTTCTTTTAGATTCTTCTGAAAAACCGTTTAAACATACAGATATACCTATTTTAGGGCCATTTCTATAATAACCTACTGAACCTAAAATTGATAAAAGTGTTGAAGCTCTTTTGCTTGAAATAGGTTCACCTAAACCTAAAATTTTAATTTCCTTCATGGAAAGTTTAACTAAATTCTTTTTTAATGCATCGTTTAAAGCTATTTTATTTAATCCTGTTGGTTCCCCAGGAATTTCAACTGAGCCAATAACAGCTAAATGAGCTAAATCCATGTTTTCTTCATTTAAAGTTTTAGCAAAAAAATAAGCTGTTGAAGAAGCTGAAGCGTCTTTTTCTCCATTTAAACCAAACAATTCAGGATTTAAATTGTAAATAGACGAGTTTAATATTGGTTTCGTATCATGATGATCTAAAATTATTGTTAAATTTCCTGCTCTATTAAGTTGAGAAATTTTTTCAACATGAAATGAACCTATATCCGTATAGAAAATCACTTTATTCTCTTTATTTTGAACTGTTTCAATTACATT
This is a stretch of genomic DNA from Candidatus Bathyarchaeota archaeon. It encodes these proteins:
- a CDS encoding DHH family phosphoesterase; the protein is MKEFFENLVKAVNALKKSNAKEALIIHHDEADGLCSASIIKKALERFGFKTETLCLDKLFQNVIETVQNKENKVIFYTDIGSFHVEKISQLNRAGNLTIILDHHDTKPILNSSIYNLNPELFGLNGEKDASASSTAYFFAKTLNEENMDLAHLAVIGSVEIPGEPTGLNKIALNDALKKNLVKLSMKEIKILGLGEPISSKRASTLLSILGSVGYYRNGPKIGISVCLNGFSEESKRKAFEFEMERKKANEKMLNELKSKGLNQLRNTQWFYAGDVFNGMGGKVIGSFCSYLSFQRIVNPEKYLLGIMPIPREIPNFGLLNEDYVKVSGRAPKKLVELINSGVKPALSKVLPKVCEFFNGFGDGHTIAASGVFLKGKEKEFTVKFDLEIEKESF